The DNA sequence ACATTATATGCTTCAGATGTCGGAAATCGGTGAAGAAACAGGAAACTTAGATGAGGTTATGGAGGCTTTGTCAAAGTATTATGAGAGGGAGGAATCCATTTCACAGGAAGTGAAAGGGGCATTGACTTATCCACTTATTATGGTTGGAATGATGCTTTTAGTCATTATCGTGTTGTTGACCAAGGTAATGCCAATCTTCAATCAGGTATTCAAACAGCTTGGACGGGAAATGACAGGTGTTTCTAAGGGAATGTTGCTATTGGGAAATACGATTTCCAATTATGCAGTAGTGTTGGTTGGAATTGCAGTGCTTCTGGTTTTTCTGGTGCTTTATTTTACAAAGACCAAAAAAGGAAGAAAACAGCTGATGAAGTTGGGGTATCATATCCGCTTTTCCCGTGAGTTGTATGATAAAATGGCAGCTTGTCGTTTTGCAGGCGGCATGTATTTGACCTTAAAAAGTGGATTAAATACCGAGCATAGCTTGGAATTTTCTGAGAAGCTGATTGATAATCCGTATTTTGCAAAAAAGGTTAGTGAGTGCAAGAAACAGCTGGAAGATGGTGGAGATTTGGGTGAGGCTTTTCAACAGACAGAAGTATTTAGTGGTCTTTATGCAAGAATGGCGTCGATTGCTAATAAATCCGGAATGATGGATGAAATTATGGACAAGATTGCCCGTCAGTATGAGACGGAAATTGATGCCAAACTATCTGCTTTGATTGCTGTTTTGGAGCCTACTCTAGTAATTGTGCTTTCTATAATTGTTGGAGTTATTTTACTGTCTGTAATGCTTCCACTTATGGGAATTATGGCAGGACTGTAGAATATGGAGGTTTGCATATGAAGGGTTTGAAGGGTAGAGGGAGATTCTACCATGGCAGGAATCCGCATCCCTTTCGGAAACTTTTAACAGGACTAGTTGCTTTTTTGGTGGCAATAGTTCTGTTCTGTCAGGGAATGAACAGTCTTTCGGACAGAGCGGACAAAGAGCAGAAAAAGAGTTTGGAGGAAGCTATCTGGCGTGGAATTACACAGTGCTATGCTATTGAGGGAAGGTATCCCGAGAGTTTGGAATATTTGAAGGAAGCGTACGGAGTGCAATATGATTCAGAACGCTTTTTTGTAGATTATCAAGTGCTTGGCTCAAATATTGTACCCGATGTAACAATAATAGAGAAGTAGCAATTGAAACCGGAGGAATAACCATGAACTTTCATTCAAATAGAAAACATGTAATAGATATGATTTTCCCCTTTTCCCTTTTTTTTGTGTTTGCAGTTTCAGCTCTTTTGGTGACTCTGCTGGCTGCTAATATTTATCAGGGTACCACAACCAGAGGAGAGGATAATTACGAAAGCCGGACAGTGCTGTCTTATGTGACGGAGAAGATTCATCAGGGAGATGAGAGGGGCGGAGTATCGTTGGGAACTTTTGATGGGCATGACAGCATTATCATTTGGCAGGCCTATGGAGAACAGAACTATCAGACCTATATCTATGAGGATGAAGGTGTTCTAAGAGAACTGTTTATTCAGGAAGGAGTACCTGCTAATGCGGCCGACGGCACAGAGATTATGGAGGTTCATGATTTTCAAATGGAGCAGTTGCAGTCGGGATTGTTGCGGTTTTCTTGCACCTCTGAGGATGGGGAAGAGATGAGTACCATTGTATCGGTGTTGAGCGAATAAAGGAGTAGTGTATGAATCGGAAACAAGCGAAACGCTCCAGTATTTTCCTTTTGGAGCTTATGATAGCAATTTTGTTTTTTGGTCTGGCTTCTGCGGTATGTATACGTCTTTTTGTGAAATCTCATACAATCAGTCTGGAGACACAGAATCTTAATATGGCGCTGAATCAAGTGTCTTCAGTGGCAGAGGTATTTCGGTCAGGAACAGATATGAAGGAGTTTTTGGAAAGAGAGTTTCCTGATTATGAAGAAAAATCCGAGAATCTCCTTTTTTTGGTATATTATAATGAAGATTGGGAGCCTTGTCGGGAAAAAGAAGCCGGCTTCTGTTTGTACATTGAGTTTCATGAGAGTGGTTCAGAGACTACTGGTCACTTTTCTATGAAAAACATGGATACGGATGCAGAGATTTATGCAGTAAGTTTGGAAAAATTTACGGGGGAGGCGATGCAATGAAAAATTCAGAACGAAAATTGTCCTTTTCCAGTCCCATAGGCTATTCGTTTATGCTGACTATTATGATTATTTTGGCGTTGGTTATTTTTGCGGTATTATCTTTGGCTACTTCACTTAGAGATTATGGATACAGCAGGCGTGCCGCTGAAAAGACTACCGCCTATTACGAGGCAAATTCAAAGGCAAACCATATCTTGAAACAGATTGATGAAATTTTTACAGAATCCCAAACGATGGAAGAGGGACTTGTTGGAGTTTCTCAATTAGCGGAGGTTAAAGTGCTGACATCAGAGGAAACATCTGAAGATTTGAGTCTTGAGGGCTATTTAAGTGGTGTGTCATATGAGGTGGAAATTAACTCAAACCAGAATTTGGAGGTTTTGTTGGGGATAACAGAAGGGGAATCGGGAAAAGCCTGTTATAAGGTGCTTAAGTGGAAAGAGGTTTCTTCTGATACATGGATGAGTGAAACAACACTTCCGGTATATGGAAGTGAGTAGATTTTTATTTGTGAGGTGCTAACATGAATGTGATTGATTTATTGAAAAAAGCTGTTGCGGAGCATGCGTCTGACATTTTCATTGTTGCAGGATTACCGGCGTCTTATCGCGCCAATAACGTAATCATAAATGAAGAGGGGGAACGGTTGAAACCGCTGGAAACAGAAGAGTATCTACGTCAGATTTATGAGCTTGCTTCCCATAGGGATATGTCTAAGCTGCTTAGTCATGGTGATGATGACTTTTCGTTTGCGGTAACGGGGCTTTCACGTTTTCGTGTCAGTGCCTATAAACAGCGTGGTACGTTGTCGGCAGTAGTGCGTGTTATCACCTTTGATTTGCCGAATCCGGCAGATATTGGAATTCCACAACGTATTATTGATTTTGGCGCATTGCCAAAGGGAATGGTTTTGGTGACCGGACCTGCGGGAAGCGGAAAATCAACAACGCTTGCCTGCATCGTGGATGCAATTAATCAGAATTACAGCAGACATGTAATTACTTTAGAGGATCCTATTGAGTATCTTCACAGTCATGGAAGAAGTATTATAAGTCAGCGTGAAATTAATGTCGATACAGAGAACTATGTGACAGCCTTACGCGCATCCCTACGCCAAAGTCCTGATGTTATTTTGCTGGGAGAAATGCGCGATTATGAGACAATAGATGTTGCCATGACGGCAGCAGAAACCGGACATCTGATTCTTTCCACACTTCATACGATTGGAGCAGCAAATACGATTGACCGAATTATTGATGTATTTCCTGCTAACCAGCAGAGACAGATTGCAGTACAGCTCTCCATGGTACTACAGGCAATCATTTCCCAACAACTTGTGCCGGGGATAGACGGAAAGGTTATTCCTGTATTTGAGATTATGACTGTAACACCAGCCATCCGGAATATGATTCGTGACAACAAGGTGCCGCAGATTGATGGAATAGTCTATTCTTCCAACAAGGAAGATATGGTTTCGATGGATGCGAATCTGCTAAAATTGTATCAGCAGGGGCGTATTACTGCGGAGACAGCACTTGCCTACGCATCCAATCAGGAAATGTTAAAGAAACGTATGTAAATAGTGTTTTTAGTAAATATATTTTACAAGATAGTTACTGCCGTCTCCGATGAAATTTTTTAGCTCCTTCTCACTTGTGTTGGAAGCAAAGGTAGGATCCATCAGTACCCAGCTTGTTCCGTCGAACTCGACGATGCCGTTCACCCAGCCAACATCAGTGATGTAGGTACTAATCCATGCATGGTAAACATCTCCCGCATAGCCGACTTCCAAGCGAGTGGGGATGCGTTGGCTTCGAAGCATGCTTGTCATAACGGCAGCATAGTCTAAGCAGATTCCGGTGCCGGAGGAAAGAATGTTATCTACGTCAGAAGTGTAGCCACTTGGCACGGTTTCTGCCTTTTTGTAATCGTAAGTAAT is a window from the Roseburia sp. 499 genome containing:
- a CDS encoding type II secretion system F family protein, with the translated sequence MKKQQSVLSNLEIAAFCSQMAMVLKSGFSAMEGISLLLADAANPEEKAILESMYEEVVASGQLYPALKASGVFPHYMLQMSEIGEETGNLDEVMEALSKYYEREESISQEVKGALTYPLIMVGMMLLVIIVLLTKVMPIFNQVFKQLGREMTGVSKGMLLLGNTISNYAVVLVGIAVLLVFLVLYFTKTKKGRKQLMKLGYHIRFSRELYDKMAACRFAGGMYLTLKSGLNTEHSLEFSEKLIDNPYFAKKVSECKKQLEDGGDLGEAFQQTEVFSGLYARMASIANKSGMMDEIMDKIARQYETEIDAKLSALIAVLEPTLVIVLSIIVGVILLSVMLPLMGIMAGL
- a CDS encoding DUF4860 domain-containing protein, with product MNFHSNRKHVIDMIFPFSLFFVFAVSALLVTLLAANIYQGTTTRGEDNYESRTVLSYVTEKIHQGDERGGVSLGTFDGHDSIIIWQAYGEQNYQTYIYEDEGVLRELFIQEGVPANAADGTEIMEVHDFQMEQLQSGLLRFSCTSEDGEEMSTIVSVLSE
- a CDS encoding type IV pilus modification PilV family protein, with protein sequence MNRKQAKRSSIFLLELMIAILFFGLASAVCIRLFVKSHTISLETQNLNMALNQVSSVAEVFRSGTDMKEFLEREFPDYEEKSENLLFLVYYNEDWEPCREKEAGFCLYIEFHESGSETTGHFSMKNMDTDAEIYAVSLEKFTGEAMQ
- a CDS encoding type IV pilus twitching motility protein PilT, with translation MNVIDLLKKAVAEHASDIFIVAGLPASYRANNVIINEEGERLKPLETEEYLRQIYELASHRDMSKLLSHGDDDFSFAVTGLSRFRVSAYKQRGTLSAVVRVITFDLPNPADIGIPQRIIDFGALPKGMVLVTGPAGSGKSTTLACIVDAINQNYSRHVITLEDPIEYLHSHGRSIISQREINVDTENYVTALRASLRQSPDVILLGEMRDYETIDVAMTAAETGHLILSTLHTIGAANTIDRIIDVFPANQQRQIAVQLSMVLQAIISQQLVPGIDGKVIPVFEIMTVTPAIRNMIRDNKVPQIDGIVYSSNKEDMVSMDANLLKLYQQGRITAETALAYASNQEMLKKRM